In Lasioglossum baleicum chromosome 1, iyLasBale1, whole genome shotgun sequence, the genomic window AATTATAAACATAGGTCCTGTATCATGAATaacatattaattttttataagcGCATAAGCTTTGTGTTAATTTCTATATATCATTCCAAAATATTGTACACTTTTTCTGATATTAATGCTTTTTTACCTTAATTATGCACTCAGTTTATGGACACGTATACGCTGTTATTTATTGAATACCGCAAACTAATATTAGCATATCTTGCTTGAAATGGTACAAAATCCTACATTTAATGAAGGGACCATATGTATTCCAATTTCATACCTACAGTTATTTAACACTAGGGAAATTCTTCATATTCTTTTCTTCATTTGCTAAATCCAAAAACGGTTAAAGTAGGACATATTTCATTCTCCCGAATACAAGACGATATATTTATGCTAGCAATATGGGAAAGCATGAATTAAGTTTCACAACAAAAGAGAAAGATTTAAGTTCCTATACTTTTATAtaagaaaatttttggaattgtAGGTAGTGAGTgttcatatttaatataaaaccaCTATATAGTTCATAAAATTAATGTAATACATAAGTTAAGctaaatacaatatatatatatatgttaataaaatatatatatatatattatgttaatgaaaaaaattatcGCTGCTTGAATTTTTCAACCTAACGGTAGAACACAGTTTTAGCGGCCTTCTTGTAGTCAGGTAAAACCGACACGAGCATTAACATTTGTTCAAGTTACATATTTCTCATATGTAAAAATAATAGAATTAGTCGTTGCTAgaaatgaattgaaaattatactGATTATTTATGTTTTCTTTCAGGAAACTAGTACGTCCCATCAAAATACATAGGGTATCCATGGTCCACTTATTAAATCGACGAAAATTTATAATCTAACAACACTGTGCAAGCCAGCAACGTTTCTATTTTACAATTGTTTTTGAAATACGCAAAAAGGTTTTGTCTTGTATCCGGGTGAATACAGTACCTTttacttttttaatgtttttttttattcatgtaattcataaatcattaataaaaagacgCGTACCGATTCCTTATATAAGAATCGAGTGAATACCGCTCACACGTCAAAGGAATATTTCTCAATTCACTGTTTCCTAAGGCGTTTTGCATTTGTTTACACGTTTAAAACTGTACGTAGAAAACATGTAACATGACACAAGCCGTGGAGTTTGCAGATCTGCCAAAATATATCTTATCCGCAAAGGCAAACGTAAAGTACTGGATGGTAATACTGAAAGACATTAAAAACGTTTGATCCATTCAATGAAAACAATCCTGCTCTGTGTATAAATACTGCTGTAATTGTTATAAACaagcaataataatattatattctgTATCATTGATGAAAAAAAATACATTACGCTATAGTTGCAgatctataaaataacattaatgttaCAATTATACTAATTCGTGCTTTGTAAAATACTGTTTGTCTCTGCATGCACGTTTACTAAGAGAAGACTgacttgtaaaatatttttcttcaaatgttATTCAAGAAGAATGAATTTGCAAGAAGTGGAGGGGCCATTATAAATATccgagataatttttatttggagAACAGGGTATTTTTCTAAAATGTAAAGGATAATAAAGCATAATAAAGAAAGCAAAGTAGGAATGCAGAAAGAAATATATTATCATAATGtggaatatattaaaatatatatacatatttatttctcCTCAATAAgcgaattaaatattaaatcataTATATACTACATTAACAAATCTTcttgtttcaaataaaacatagaaaattatatgttatatatatatatcaattattcgattacaaatattaataaatattactgtgatATGGAAATTGGAATtgcataataaaaatagtgTTTATATAATCATCATATTTCcagtattatttattttaaaaacatttatgatttaatgttttattttataattacagaTTCAATGATTCTTTTTTTTGTGTATTCATTGAAATTTCGTTAAACAAATCAATATAATAACATATAAATTCCATTGCGAACTTTATCTATAATTtccaaatatattatatataacttATTTATACAAAAGGAAGCAAACAACTCATTGACCCAAAAATTGCCAACATATTATGGACAcggataattaataataatagatgTATTAAAACATATGTTAATTATGTAGTACCGTTTCTAACTACATcgtatgaaataatataatatgcaCTATTAGAAATTGTTTGTAATCCAATTGTATATTTGAGGaactatttataaatattttaaataaattttcgttCACCTATCtaattgttaataaatgtttatttatattgataTAAGAATGTTCTTTATTATTTCCTCTATAAGCGtttcttaataattaataaatttaaatcatcAATCGCCGACATTTTTTTACCTAatcaatttcataaatatatagatAGCAGCACCATTCAACATTTTGACCGATCCCGATTTTCTgcatggattttaaaaaatgtaattgttCAGTATATTTGTAGAAAAGTTTTATAAACAATCTACCCTACACAGAGCGTATCCATTTTGTAACAAACTATCTAGATTATTTTGTTTTCATTGTTGACAACAGTGACGAATGTTAGTAATGAacttcttttataatatttctttacGCAACCGGAAAGCGCGATTCGAGATTGTCAAAATTAATGTCTGACATAGTAAAGAGCTACttatgaattaataaataataatgataactTGGTAATTAGTGTTATGGAATTATTagattcaatatatatatatataagttgtTGTTGAATACCATAACCTATTTCTTCGAACGGAGCTCTTATAGCGGATGCAAAAACTGTGCATCTGTGAGTTCTGAGCAGTTCTGAGTTCTGTACATCACGCACTGTGTTTTCAACATTCTACTGCTTTGACACTTGGGTTTGCCAGCGGCTTTGCCATTCGATAAAATGGGTAAGACGAAAGACATAAGCACAGACGAAGATATAACTGTAGGTACGCTGTCCTGTATTTCGaatgattaatatttttttgttgAACAAACCGTTGAACTGATTAATTActcctttttatttttttaatttcctcGCTGGGGTTAGTTAAGTACTTTCAAGGTAGACAACAGAATGAAGCGTCACCCCTAACCAAAAGTGGCTGCCGGAAATTTCGcgggaaatttaaaaatcggaATATGTACTCATGTTCAGTTTCATTGGTCCTTGTTACGATTTTTGTATTTATGTGTTATTCTCTTTTTAGAAACCAATGAAATATCTCCACAAAAGAGGCACAAGAAACACAAACATAAAAAACATAAGAAGAAGAAACCAGTGCATGATGAGGGCGAAAGCTTTATTAACGTTGGTGTTGAAACGGAAAAAAAGAAAGCATTTAGAGTTAAAGTGAAGAAAGATGATGATAAAGGGTGAGTAAAGTAAGAATTTATGAACATAAGAGAACAGAAATAATGTACTGTTTCCATTGTAGATTGGAAAAGCCTCGCGAGAAAGTATTGAAGACAGCTAATCTTAGTGTTGCGGGCTCAAGTACTACGCCATCGCCGAAAGCCACAGTGAAGAAAAAAGTACTAAAGGGTAACAAAGGTAAAGACAGTGGAACTAGTAGCGAAGAGGAACGCTGGCTCGATGCTATAGAGTCTGGAAAACTGGAAGAAGTAAATCTatgaaaatgtttataaattCCACTACTCCAatcaaaatatttacaaattccATCTATTCTAGGTCGATGATGAATTAAAGAAGATCAAACCGAAGGATCCGAAGTTAATGACAGCTCGTCAAAGAGCCATGTTCGAAAGGAAAACCGATACTGAACCGCATGCAGGTGTAGAACAACTTATGTCACTACCAACTGGTTACAAAGAAAAAGTGATGACGGCGGAGGCTATACAAAAGGCTGCTCTTAAGTCTTTAAAAAGGAAACAGCTTGCTGATGAAAAACGAGAGAAAGACaaggtaatttttattttcctatGCTGGTTGTCTCTATATTAACATTGTAACGCAATCTAATTACTCGTATATTCACAGAAAAAAACAATGGAAAGATTATTGAAGAAACAAGAATCCAAAGCTTCTAAAGTCATTAGTAAAGGAAAACCATCCAGGAGACAGGTTCCTTTGATCACATATCGGTTAACAGTTGAAAGGAGTTCGATATCTTTACCACCGGGAGAGGATTTCCCATTGCAGCCTACCCAAGGGTGAGtagtataattattgaaaatgttcaaacaactataatataaatattaatcataCAATCTTCTGCTTGCAGAAAAGAACCTCCAGTTCCAGTGATTTGTGGTGTAAACGAGTGCAAGAACCCGAGGAAGTATTCATGCTCGAAAACTGGAGTGCCGTTATGTAGTTTACAGTGTTACAAAACTAATTTAGCAACGGTCACACGAGCCTAAATATTCGATTTTAATTCATCTatcttaaaaatttatttgtccaACATCTACAATTTTGTCTATCTTAGGGTTAATCATTTCGAGAGATTAGCCTTTGGAAGGCGGTGTCGAAAAACATCATTAGGTACTAAAGATCAACAATCATCACTATCGGTATAATTGTGAAAAACGTTTGTTGGTGTTGTGAAAATGTTCTCCATTCTTCCAACGCAGTAAAATGTACAGAATCAAGTTTAAAAATGCAATCATCGACGCTTTGTAAATACATTT contains:
- the LOC143213571 gene encoding INO80 complex subunit B isoform X1, with protein sequence MGKTKDISTDEDITVETNEISPQKRHKKHKHKKHKKKKPVHDEGESFINVGVETEKKKAFRVKVKKDDDKGLEKPREKVLKTANLSVAGSSTTPSPKATVKKKVLKGNKGKDSGTSSEEERWLDAIESGKLEEVDDELKKIKPKDPKLMTARQRAMFERKTDTEPHAGVEQLMSLPTGYKEKVMTAEAIQKAALKSLKRKQLADEKREKDKKKTMERLLKKQESKASKVISKGKPSRRQVPLITYRLTVERSSISLPPGEDFPLQPTQGKEPPVPVICGVNECKNPRKYSCSKTGVPLCSLQCYKTNLATVTRA
- the LOC143213571 gene encoding INO80 complex subunit B isoform X2, with protein sequence METNEISPQKRHKKHKHKKHKKKKPVHDEGESFINVGVETEKKKAFRVKVKKDDDKGLEKPREKVLKTANLSVAGSSTTPSPKATVKKKVLKGNKGKDSGTSSEEERWLDAIESGKLEEVDDELKKIKPKDPKLMTARQRAMFERKTDTEPHAGVEQLMSLPTGYKEKVMTAEAIQKAALKSLKRKQLADEKREKDKKKTMERLLKKQESKASKVISKGKPSRRQVPLITYRLTVERSSISLPPGEDFPLQPTQGKEPPVPVICGVNECKNPRKYSCSKTGVPLCSLQCYKTNLATVTRA